One stretch of SAR202 cluster bacterium DNA includes these proteins:
- a CDS encoding enoyl-CoA hydratase/isomerase family protein, translating into MDYNNLQIQIDKHIATITLNRPSVLNALSANLTSELHQALDELGANKNVWVIILTGSGRGFCSGADVSEWGKSDRPVPTRPLVELGIHIRETPQPVIAAINGIAAGAGLTIAISSDMRIASSDARFSSIFVKRSIVLDTGASYLLPKLVGPGIASEMSLTGNVYDSEWAFRVGLVNKVVPSDNLMAEANNMAQDILSNPPLAVQSIKKMLNNEDPDMNRIVKLEVEATALLRKTKDSVEAVDAFKEKRSPIFKGE; encoded by the coding sequence ATGGACTACAACAATTTACAAATACAAATTGATAAACATATTGCAACTATTACCCTAAATCGTCCCAGCGTACTGAACGCTTTAAGTGCTAATTTGACATCAGAACTACATCAAGCACTAGATGAATTAGGTGCGAACAAAAATGTATGGGTCATAATTTTAACAGGATCAGGGCGAGGATTTTGTAGTGGCGCAGATGTTTCAGAATGGGGGAAATCAGATAGACCTGTTCCAACAAGACCATTGGTAGAATTAGGAATTCACATACGAGAAACACCGCAGCCTGTCATTGCGGCTATAAATGGGATTGCAGCAGGCGCTGGTTTAACTATAGCAATTTCATCTGATATGCGCATTGCTTCCTCTGATGCTCGGTTTTCAAGTATTTTTGTCAAAAGATCAATTGTTTTAGATACAGGTGCTTCTTATTTATTACCAAAACTCGTAGGCCCAGGAATTGCCTCAGAAATGTCTTTAACGGGGAATGTTTATGATTCTGAATGGGCGTTTCGAGTTGGTTTAGTCAATAAGGTGGTACCCTCTGACAACTTGATGGCTGAAGCAAACAATATGGCTCAAGATATTTTATCTAATCCTCCGTTAGCAGTGCAAAGTATTAAAAAAATGTTGAATAACGAAGACCCTGATATGAATAGGATCGTGAAGCTAGAAGTAGAAGCAACTGCTTTGTTACGAAAGACAAAAGATAGTGTAGAGGCTGTTGATGCCTTCAAGGAAAAGCGTTCCCCAATATTTAAAGGAGAATAA
- a CDS encoding N-acetyltransferase family protein codes for MIDFHIRNMQDSDAKNILEIYQQGIDSDNASFLEKAPSWEQFNNSHIKKPRLTATDQNIIVGWAALSTIETTGQFGGVCEVSIYIAENYRNNGVGSTLLKNLIELSEKQNIWTLEANIFPENIASIKLHKKFGFRIVGTREKVSIMKRGVYKGKWRDVTLMERRSSVAGI; via the coding sequence TTGATTGATTTCCACATAAGGAATATGCAAGATTCTGATGCTAAGAATATATTAGAGATATATCAACAAGGAATTGATTCTGATAATGCATCTTTTCTAGAAAAAGCCCCCAGCTGGGAACAGTTTAATAATTCACACATTAAAAAACCACGCTTGACTGCAACAGATCAAAACATAATAGTAGGTTGGGCAGCTTTATCAACAATAGAAACTACTGGGCAATTTGGTGGAGTATGTGAAGTCAGTATATACATAGCAGAAAATTATAGAAATAATGGTGTTGGTAGTACTTTATTAAAGAATTTAATTGAATTATCTGAAAAGCAAAACATATGGACTTTAGAAGCAAATATTTTTCCTGAAAATATTGCAAGTATTAAATTGCACAAAAAATTTGGATTTAGAATTGTTGGCACTCGAGAAAAAGTTTCCATTATGAAACGAGGAGTCTACAAGGGTAAATGGAGAGATGTAACTTTAATGGAAAGAAGAAGTTCAGTCGCAGGGATTTAG
- a CDS encoding glycosyltransferase family 1 protein, whose amino-acid sequence MKFNNTNKETKVTRKKILIATDAWYPQTNGEVTTLAELAKQLEKLGHEILMVTPQDFIRIPCPTYSEISLALNAWFKFKKIVKKFNPNYIYIATEGPIGHAARKYCKNNNVPFVSNYGTKLPEYINMRFGIPKTWIYAYLKNFHKAATHTLVGTQSLKQELSNKGFTNLKLWTRGVDTELFNPNTPKLSTHYKNPMWLYVGRIAKEKNIEAFLNLEIEGSKVLVGDGPQLKKLKKNYPNAIFVGKLKGKELAKYYASATALVFPSKTDTFGLVTLESLASGTPVVGYPVTGPKDIIENQEVGVLDNDLKKATNRVMDIDRDKCREYALEYTWDKSAKSFYKMLV is encoded by the coding sequence ATGAAATTTAATAATACAAATAAAGAAACTAAGGTAACAAGAAAAAAAATCTTGATTGCAACAGATGCATGGTACCCTCAAACAAATGGGGAAGTTACTACCTTGGCTGAGCTAGCCAAACAACTTGAAAAATTAGGCCATGAAATATTAATGGTAACCCCTCAGGATTTTATAAGAATCCCTTGCCCAACCTATTCAGAAATTTCTTTAGCACTCAATGCATGGTTTAAATTCAAAAAAATAGTAAAAAAATTCAATCCAAACTATATTTATATTGCAACTGAAGGTCCAATTGGGCATGCTGCTAGAAAATATTGTAAAAACAACAATGTTCCATTTGTTAGTAATTACGGAACCAAACTTCCTGAGTATATTAATATGAGATTTGGTATTCCCAAAACATGGATTTATGCATATTTGAAGAATTTTCACAAAGCGGCCACTCATACACTAGTTGGGACACAGTCGTTGAAACAAGAACTTTCCAATAAAGGATTTACGAATCTAAAACTTTGGACAAGAGGAGTAGACACAGAATTATTCAATCCAAATACACCTAAGTTATCTACCCATTATAAAAATCCGATGTGGCTTTATGTTGGAAGGATTGCTAAAGAAAAAAATATAGAAGCATTTCTGAATTTAGAAATAGAAGGTAGTAAAGTACTAGTTGGTGACGGTCCTCAATTAAAAAAATTGAAAAAAAACTATCCGAACGCAATATTTGTTGGAAAGTTAAAAGGAAAAGAATTAGCTAAATATTACGCCTCAGCAACAGCCTTAGTTTTCCCAAGCAAAACTGATACGTTTGGGTTAGTGACATTAGAATCTTTAGCCTCAGGGACCCCTGTAGTCGGATATCCTGTAACTGGGCCTAAAGATATTATAGAAAACCAAGAAGTTGGGGTTCTCGATAATGACTTAAAAAAAGCAACCAATAGGGTCATGGATATAGATAGAGATAAATGTCGGGAATATGCTCTAGAATACACTTGGGATAAAAGTGCAAAATCTTTTTATAAAATGTTAGTTTAA
- a CDS encoding ABC transporter ATP-binding protein: MLNQINNKNFPVIRCIGIGKTYSKTTDAVKNVTLTVNHGEILVLLGPSGCGKTTLLRLIAGFEEPSNGTLSVGGQLVSMPGKFVKPENRKVGMVFQDYALFPHLNVEKNIEFGLDKSNKSTERVEKIISLVGLENLLKRMPNELSGGEQQRTALARALVPNPTVMLFDEPLSNLDAALRIKIREEIKEIVKQAEATTIFVTHDKEEAMFLGDRIAIMNNGKIEQIDTPEYIYNQPLTKFVAEFMDPASFIDVTITDPQTLHTEIGEIKVKEAIITDKQNLQILIRGNNIDLSQEKGSCIVESIEFKGSHYSYIIKLPSGKVIEYISQENILEVSNNVSLSIKKNIPIHIYQDEKYLMSTKIEGK; encoded by the coding sequence ATGCTAAATCAAATAAACAATAAAAACTTTCCAGTAATTAGATGTATTGGAATAGGCAAAACGTATTCAAAAACAACAGACGCTGTAAAAAATGTAACTCTTACTGTTAATCATGGTGAGATTTTAGTTTTACTAGGTCCTAGTGGGTGTGGAAAAACCACCTTATTACGATTGATAGCTGGTTTTGAAGAACCATCAAACGGTACTTTATCGGTTGGTGGGCAATTAGTTTCAATGCCAGGTAAATTTGTAAAACCTGAAAATAGAAAAGTGGGAATGGTTTTTCAAGATTATGCTTTATTTCCTCACTTGAATGTTGAAAAAAATATTGAATTTGGGTTAGACAAATCAAACAAATCCACTGAACGAGTTGAAAAGATAATTAGTTTAGTTGGTCTTGAAAACTTATTAAAAAGAATGCCAAATGAGCTTTCTGGTGGAGAACAACAAAGAACTGCTCTTGCCCGTGCATTAGTCCCCAATCCTACTGTTATGCTATTTGATGAACCTTTATCTAATCTGGATGCTGCTTTACGAATTAAGATTAGAGAAGAAATAAAAGAAATTGTTAAACAAGCTGAAGCAACAACTATTTTTGTCACTCATGACAAAGAAGAAGCCATGTTTCTTGGCGATAGAATTGCAATCATGAATAATGGCAAAATTGAACAAATTGATACACCTGAATATATATATAATCAGCCTTTAACAAAATTTGTTGCAGAGTTTATGGATCCTGCTTCATTTATTGATGTGACTATCACTGATCCTCAAACATTACATACTGAAATCGGAGAAATTAAAGTCAAAGAAGCAATAATTACTGATAAGCAAAATTTACAAATCCTAATACGAGGAAATAATATTGATCTATCACAAGAAAAAGGATCTTGTATCGTTGAGTCCATAGAATTTAAGGGATCTCATTATTCCTACATAATTAAATTACCTTCAGGGAAGGTTATAGAATATATTTCACAAGAGAATATTCTTGAAGTTTCTAATAATGTTTCGCTCAGTATTAAAAAAAATATTCCAATACATATCTATCAAGATGAAAAATATTTGATGTCGACAAAGATAGAAGGTAAATAA
- a CDS encoding iron ABC transporter permease translates to MFKSSQSILQIIATMVLLLVAVPLCYVAINLLSNPNDFYEYLLETKTLRLAWNTILLAVTVTLASICISVPLAILTIRSNLPLKNIFRVLLCLPLVFPSYIYGFLFIILFGPKGVLYDTLQIIGIEKIPDLYGYWGAFLCLTLLSYPYIFISVTSSLTKLDYSYEEASYSLGKSFWDTYIRVIIPILKPSIIVGAILVTLYVVSDFGAVSLLQYKSFSYVIYNQYQTIQRAAAASTSTILILIGLLTIWFYKPESANSNLYRSTASVSKNTKLIDLGKFKWVIVLLISLLIFISVILPISVLINWGYSFTINYDDFFKIEVITNSIYASFIGTFATVLLAVPIALLIAKHKNTFSKTIEKISYIGFVLPGIVVALAVVYFGINFAMPIYQTMILLAIGYIILFIPVAIGIIKPVVSQINPKLEESAKSLGASNFKIWQKINFPSMAPGITGAFILVFILIMKELPATLILAPLSFNTLATSIWTHATEAGFGMAAVYSGILLLFTGLPMFIMFDKGIQE, encoded by the coding sequence ATGTTTAAATCATCTCAATCAATATTGCAAATTATTGCCACAATGGTACTGCTATTAGTAGCAGTACCGTTGTGCTATGTCGCAATAAATTTATTATCAAACCCAAATGATTTTTACGAATATTTACTTGAAACTAAAACTCTACGTCTTGCTTGGAATACAATATTACTCGCTGTTACAGTAACTTTAGCTTCTATATGCATCTCAGTTCCATTAGCAATTCTCACAATTCGATCAAACTTACCTTTGAAAAATATATTTAGAGTTTTATTATGCCTACCATTAGTGTTCCCAAGTTACATATATGGATTTTTGTTTATTATCCTTTTTGGTCCAAAGGGAGTTTTATATGACACTTTACAAATAATTGGTATCGAAAAAATACCTGATTTATATGGATATTGGGGAGCCTTTCTATGTTTAACATTACTTAGCTATCCATATATATTTATTAGTGTCACTTCATCATTAACAAAATTAGATTATAGCTACGAAGAAGCTTCATACAGCTTAGGTAAATCTTTTTGGGATACATATATACGAGTCATAATTCCTATACTAAAACCATCAATAATAGTAGGAGCTATATTAGTAACTCTCTATGTAGTAAGTGATTTCGGGGCAGTATCTCTATTACAATATAAATCCTTTAGTTATGTTATTTATAATCAATATCAAACTATACAAAGAGCAGCAGCAGCAAGTACTTCCACTATACTAATATTGATTGGACTATTAACAATTTGGTTTTATAAACCTGAATCTGCAAACTCCAATCTATATAGATCTACAGCTTCAGTATCAAAAAACACAAAACTGATTGACCTCGGTAAATTCAAATGGGTTATAGTATTACTAATCAGCCTTCTAATCTTTATAAGTGTAATATTACCAATATCGGTATTAATTAATTGGGGTTACAGTTTTACTATCAACTATGATGATTTTTTCAAAATTGAAGTAATAACAAACTCTATATATGCTTCATTTATAGGTACTTTCGCTACAGTATTACTTGCAGTACCTATAGCTTTATTAATTGCAAAGCATAAAAATACCTTTAGTAAAACAATAGAAAAAATATCCTATATTGGGTTTGTTTTGCCAGGTATTGTAGTAGCATTAGCTGTTGTTTATTTCGGAATAAATTTTGCTATGCCCATATATCAAACCATGATTTTATTAGCAATAGGATACATTATATTATTTATTCCAGTTGCGATTGGAATTATAAAACCTGTAGTTTCTCAGATTAACCCTAAACTAGAAGAATCGGCTAAAAGTTTAGGAGCATCAAATTTCAAAATATGGCAAAAAATTAATTTCCCTTCTATGGCTCCAGGAATCACAGGTGCTTTTATTTTAGTATTTATTCTTATAATGAAAGAATTACCAGCTACACTTATTCTGGCTCCACTTAGCTTCAATACACTAGCTACTTCTATATGGACACATGCAACAGAAGCTGGATTTGGTATGGCTGCTGTATATTCTGGTATACTATTGTTATTTACTGGATTACCAATGTTTATAATGTTTGATAAAGGTATCCAAGAATAA
- a CDS encoding extracellular solute-binding protein — MEIFKSISRLGLLIGLLAVVACTAEAEEVIVEVEKEVIKEVEVIKEVEKDPGNLVIYSGRKESLVGPIIEQFEDSTGINVEVKYGSSAPMAALLMEEGDKTPADIFYAQDPGAIGSVENMLQPLHDHILMKEVTDDDGKKTMVDVVPTWAKSPQGLWTGITGRARVVVYNTATVNESDLPATMQGFCDSKWNGRIGWAPSNSSFQTMITAMRAEWGDAETKKWIECIRDNGAKVYPKNTPQVEAADKGEIDVGFVNHYYLYKFTLDKAAGDAFKARNYHPTGGGPGSMVMVSAAGILKSAANTENAEKFIEFMTSKVAQSYFANSTREYPLVSGVKKHPMITPFDDINKPAISLASLSDIEGSAQMLKDAGVLE, encoded by the coding sequence ATGGAAATTTTTAAAAGTATATCTCGATTAGGCCTTCTTATAGGGTTACTTGCAGTAGTTGCATGTACTGCCGAGGCAGAAGAAGTAATAGTTGAGGTTGAAAAAGAAGTTATTAAGGAAGTTGAAGTTATTAAAGAGGTCGAAAAGGATCCTGGAAACCTTGTTATATATTCAGGTAGAAAAGAATCTTTAGTTGGACCAATAATTGAGCAGTTTGAAGATTCCACAGGTATTAACGTAGAAGTTAAATACGGATCATCTGCACCAATGGCAGCACTACTAATGGAAGAAGGAGATAAAACTCCTGCTGATATTTTCTATGCTCAAGATCCTGGTGCTATAGGCTCAGTAGAAAATATGCTTCAACCGTTACACGATCATATCTTAATGAAAGAAGTCACTGACGATGATGGTAAAAAAACCATGGTTGATGTTGTTCCTACATGGGCAAAATCACCTCAAGGGCTTTGGACAGGTATCACTGGTCGTGCAAGAGTCGTTGTATATAATACAGCAACTGTTAACGAATCAGATCTACCAGCTACTATGCAAGGATTCTGTGATTCTAAATGGAACGGAAGAATAGGTTGGGCTCCAAGTAATTCTTCATTCCAGACTATGATTACAGCCATGCGTGCCGAATGGGGTGACGCTGAAACCAAAAAATGGATTGAATGTATCCGAGACAATGGTGCAAAAGTATATCCAAAAAACACACCTCAAGTTGAAGCTGCTGATAAAGGTGAAATCGATGTAGGGTTTGTTAACCACTACTACCTCTACAAATTCACTCTAGATAAAGCTGCAGGTGATGCATTCAAAGCTAGAAACTATCATCCAACAGGTGGAGGGCCAGGTTCTATGGTCATGGTTTCAGCTGCTGGAATACTTAAATCAGCTGCAAATACTGAAAATGCAGAAAAGTTCATTGAGTTTATGACTTCTAAAGTTGCTCAAAGCTACTTCGCAAATTCAACTAGAGAATATCCTTTAGTTAGTGGCGTAAAGAAACATCCAATGATCACACCTTTTGATGATATAAATAAACCAGCGATATCACTTGCTTCATTAAGTGATATTGAGGGCAGTGCTCAAATGCTAAAAGATGCAGGAGTGTTAGAATAA
- a CDS encoding metal-dependent transcriptional regulator, which translates to MRVNMSKTSNKESNNTGANKILANSPYHSQKRLSMVAENYLLSIYYLQENNENKISLTELAEYLKNAPVSENLGSSLPSVSAMIKRLIKEGLLTPNPKDLELSSAGKQSAEFIVRRHRLAERLVVDILGLDLEHAYEEAHLLEHAISPKVEKRLIELLDHPTTGAFGQKIPGSNKHKPTLTLRLLNTQVDNEYSIISIPPEDNDLLVYLVRNGLVPGAKITIVDISKTRGVTTIRSNDQDITFSNTVAHNIFVSSIIN; encoded by the coding sequence ATGAGGGTAAATATGAGTAAAACTAGTAATAAAGAATCCAATAATACTGGAGCAAATAAGATATTAGCAAATTCTCCCTACCACAGCCAAAAAAGGCTCTCAATGGTGGCTGAAAATTACCTTCTTTCTATTTATTATCTACAAGAAAATAATGAAAATAAAATTTCATTGACTGAGCTTGCTGAATATCTAAAAAATGCCCCTGTATCAGAAAACCTTGGATCTTCCTTGCCATCAGTAAGTGCCATGATAAAGCGTCTAATTAAAGAAGGATTACTTACCCCAAATCCAAAAGACTTAGAATTATCAAGTGCGGGAAAACAATCTGCTGAATTTATCGTACGAAGACATAGGTTAGCAGAAAGATTGGTTGTGGATATTTTAGGATTAGATTTAGAACATGCCTACGAGGAAGCTCATTTATTAGAACATGCAATTTCACCAAAAGTCGAAAAACGATTAATAGAATTACTTGACCATCCCACTACCGGAGCATTTGGACAAAAAATACCTGGTAGTAATAAACATAAACCAACACTAACCTTACGCCTTCTAAATACACAGGTTGATAATGAATATAGTATTATATCAATCCCCCCTGAGGATAATGATCTTCTGGTATATCTAGTTCGTAATGGTTTAGTTCCTGGTGCAAAAATTACAATTGTTGATATCTCCAAAACTCGAGGAGTTACAACAATTCGTTCTAACGATCAAGATATTACTTTCAGTAACACCGTTGCCCACAACATTTTTGTCAGCTCGATAATAAACTAA
- the purT gene encoding formate-dependent phosphoribosylglycinamide formyltransferase produces MISLGTPHSKSSTKLMLLGSGELGKEVAIEAQRFGIEVIAVDRYANAPAMQVAHKSHILSMTDPNALESIIKKENPNFVVPEVEAIATDVLLRLESEGYNIIPTAKATFLTMNREGIRDLASKELGIPTSKYYFASSPEELKKATNKLGFPCVIKPIMSSSGKGQKILYSEEEILESWDYAISNSRGKSQKIIVEEFLDFDYEITLLTVRHSKGTSFCPPIGHVQIDGDYRESWQPHPMSKKALNQAQDIAKSITEALGGKGLFGVEFFIKNDSVIFSELSPRPHDTGLVTLISQDLSEFALHVRAILGFPIHKIHQIGPSASCAILSEGKSQNIQYKGIEDALSLPNTSLRLFGKPNIDGHRRLGVGLAIGENIEDAREKARLVVSKINIIM; encoded by the coding sequence ATGATTTCTCTAGGAACACCACATAGTAAGTCTTCAACAAAATTAATGTTACTAGGTTCTGGAGAACTTGGTAAAGAAGTAGCTATTGAGGCTCAAAGGTTCGGAATTGAAGTTATAGCTGTAGATCGTTATGCAAATGCGCCAGCAATGCAAGTCGCTCACAAGAGTCATATTCTATCAATGACTGACCCAAATGCACTTGAATCAATTATTAAAAAAGAAAATCCAAATTTTGTAGTACCAGAAGTTGAAGCGATCGCCACCGATGTTTTATTAAGACTCGAATCAGAAGGTTATAATATTATTCCAACAGCAAAAGCTACTTTTCTAACAATGAATCGTGAAGGAATTAGAGATCTAGCATCCAAAGAACTAGGAATACCTACAAGCAAATACTACTTTGCATCCTCTCCAGAAGAACTTAAAAAAGCTACAAATAAATTAGGATTTCCTTGTGTAATTAAACCTATTATGAGCTCATCAGGTAAAGGCCAAAAAATCTTATATTCTGAAGAAGAAATTCTCGAATCCTGGGATTATGCTATTAGTAATTCTCGTGGGAAATCACAAAAAATAATTGTTGAAGAATTTTTAGATTTTGATTATGAAATAACTTTATTAACTGTGCGACATAGTAAAGGAACATCCTTTTGTCCACCTATAGGCCATGTACAAATAGATGGAGATTATAGAGAATCATGGCAACCTCATCCAATGTCTAAAAAAGCTTTGAATCAAGCACAAGATATTGCTAAAAGTATTACTGAAGCTCTGGGAGGTAAAGGGTTATTTGGTGTAGAATTTTTTATCAAAAATGACTCAGTGATATTTAGTGAGTTATCACCAAGACCACACGATACGGGATTGGTGACTCTTATATCACAAGACCTATCTGAATTTGCTTTACATGTAAGAGCGATATTGGGATTTCCAATTCATAAAATACATCAAATTGGCCCTTCTGCTTCTTGTGCAATTCTATCAGAAGGAAAATCTCAAAATATTCAATACAAAGGAATTGAAGATGCTTTATCTTTGCCTAATACTAGTTTAAGACTTTTTGGCAAACCAAATATAGATGGTCATAGAAGGCTTGGAGTCGGATTAGCAATTGGAGAAAATATCGAAGATGCAAGAGAAAAAGCACGACTAGTCGTATCTAAAATAAATATCATAATGTAA
- a CDS encoding MFS transporter gives MINNNSNNSKPWAVFKHRDYTFLWSGLAFQSITMVLRLLISGQWIYDQTGSIAKVGALGAIQLIQLPLALYGGTLADRVNRKKLMIMTQSVVFISLAILASLAYSEKLEVWHIWSVTFACTIVQMLGNAARPAMLPRVIPRELLPHGVTVQVSTRQIAMVIAPLLFGIVYETYGASGAFLIASTTAFFSILSPALIRASGEPNMEENRKGTISSLVEGLGFVKRHRLLPGLYLLDIGVVIFSFYRELFPVFADKLYGLGAQGTAMLASADSIGGIIGTFIVFYMNKWPRKGFIVLIGTLMYAILLILFGINPIFIVGLIIIALLGLLDSISMVMRQTLVQLTTPDQLLGRASSVHSFAAMGANHLGTVQVTLVSSIIGASYTMVMGGFISIFVVAGIWYFIPNIAKYKYDPENPLEK, from the coding sequence ATGATTAACAATAATTCAAATAATTCAAAACCTTGGGCAGTTTTCAAACACCGTGACTACACCTTTCTATGGTCTGGTTTAGCATTTCAATCTATCACTATGGTCCTACGATTACTTATTAGCGGACAATGGATATATGATCAGACAGGTTCAATTGCCAAAGTAGGAGCATTGGGTGCCATTCAATTAATTCAACTTCCATTAGCGTTATACGGTGGAACCCTTGCTGACAGAGTAAATAGAAAAAAGCTTATGATTATGACACAAAGTGTAGTGTTTATTTCACTGGCCATTTTAGCTTCTCTAGCTTATTCAGAAAAATTAGAAGTCTGGCATATATGGTCGGTTACGTTTGCTTGCACTATTGTACAAATGCTTGGAAATGCTGCTAGACCAGCAATGTTACCAAGAGTAATACCTAGAGAATTATTACCTCACGGCGTCACCGTTCAAGTTTCAACAAGACAAATCGCTATGGTAATTGCTCCATTGTTATTCGGAATAGTTTATGAAACATATGGAGCTTCTGGCGCTTTTCTCATTGCATCAACAACAGCCTTTTTTAGTATTTTATCACCTGCATTAATTAGAGCATCTGGCGAGCCTAATATGGAAGAAAATCGCAAAGGTACTATTTCTTCTCTTGTCGAAGGATTAGGATTTGTAAAGCGACATAGATTATTACCAGGCCTGTACCTTTTAGATATAGGAGTTGTGATTTTTTCATTTTACAGGGAATTATTTCCAGTATTTGCAGATAAGCTATATGGTTTGGGAGCACAAGGAACTGCTATGCTAGCATCAGCAGATTCTATTGGAGGAATAATAGGAACATTTATAGTATTCTATATGAACAAATGGCCACGAAAAGGATTTATAGTTCTTATAGGTACATTAATGTATGCTATTCTCCTTATCCTTTTTGGAATCAACCCTATATTCATAGTAGGTTTAATTATTATTGCCCTATTGGGATTATTAGACTCAATTAGTATGGTTATGAGACAAACACTCGTTCAACTGACTACTCCTGATCAACTATTAGGTCGAGCTAGTAGTGTACATTCTTTTGCAGCAATGGGAGCAAACCACTTAGGTACAGTGCAAGTTACTTTAGTATCTTCGATAATTGGAGCAAGTTACACTATGGTTATGGGAGGATTTATATCTATTTTTGTTGTTGCAGGTATATGGTACTTTATTCCTAATATTGCAAAGTATAAATATGATCCTGAAAATCCTTTAGAAAAATAA
- a CDS encoding DUF3500 domain-containing protein, giving the protein MIDEHKHINTTKAMRETALAYLSTLSADQKNKSTFEYMDGERQFWYYPPMNRHGLALRDMTDDQRKAAMSLAEASLSSNAYKYMQQIIDHEAILGPIEKSKGIISFVRDCELYYFTIFGNPSANDEPWGWRVEGHHISFHFSIWGDTVISATPFFLGANPAEVKEGDSKGLRILNKREDLGLELFNSLDIDQQAIAKIADDPPFDILTYNSTKAVLMKEEGISGKEMTGVQQEILLSLIDEYHSVFPQDIYQDKMENIQSKGLDDMYFVWAGGNKLGQQHYYRIHCGNLFIEYDNRQNDANHTHSVLRDVENDFAENVLRQHQLLFKVL; this is encoded by the coding sequence ATGATAGATGAACATAAGCATATTAATACTACGAAAGCTATGAGAGAGACTGCTTTAGCTTATTTATCTACCTTATCCGCAGATCAAAAAAATAAATCTACTTTTGAATACATGGATGGAGAAAGGCAGTTTTGGTATTATCCACCTATGAATAGGCATGGTTTGGCTTTGAGGGATATGACAGATGATCAACGAAAAGCAGCGATGTCACTTGCTGAAGCTTCTCTTTCTTCAAATGCATACAAATATATGCAACAAATAATTGATCATGAAGCAATATTAGGCCCGATAGAAAAATCAAAAGGGATTATTTCTTTTGTGAGAGATTGTGAATTGTATTATTTTACAATTTTTGGCAACCCTTCAGCGAATGATGAACCTTGGGGATGGCGAGTAGAAGGGCATCACATTTCATTTCACTTTAGCATATGGGGAGACACGGTAATATCTGCAACTCCTTTTTTCCTTGGAGCAAATCCTGCAGAGGTTAAAGAAGGAGATTCAAAAGGATTGAGAATTCTTAATAAGAGAGAAGACTTAGGATTAGAATTATTTAATAGTTTGGATATTGATCAACAAGCAATTGCTAAAATTGCAGATGATCCCCCTTTCGATATTTTAACTTATAATTCCACTAAAGCTGTGTTAATGAAAGAAGAAGGTATATCTGGAAAAGAAATGACTGGTGTTCAACAAGAAATACTACTATCTTTAATTGACGAATATCATTCAGTTTTTCCACAGGATATATACCAAGATAAAATGGAAAACATTCAGTCAAAAGGATTAGATGATATGTATTTTGTATGGGCTGGCGGTAATAAACTGGGCCAGCAACATTATTATAGAATCCATTGTGGTAATTTATTTATTGAATATGATAATCGTCAAAATGATGCAAATCATACACATTCAGTTCTTAGGGATGTAGAAAATGATTTTGCTGAAAATGTGCTACGTCAACATCAATTATTATTCAAAGTTTTATAA